GGTTGATCATGTACGGCGCGCCCTCGTGGCCCTCGGGCGCGTACTCGAACTGCAGGGCGGAGGAGGCGACGGAGATACCGCGCTCCTTCTCCATCTCCATCCAGTCGGAGACCGTGGACTTCCGCCCGGCCTTGCCGTGGACCGCACCGGCCTCGTTGATGACGTGCGCGTGCAGCGCCAGCGCCTCGGTCAACGTCGACTTACCGGCGTCCGGGTGGGCGATGACGGCGAACGTGCGGCGGCGGTGTGCCTCGGAGAGGACGGTGGCGGGACTGACGGAGGAGACGGTATCTGACACGGCTGGTCAGTCTACCCGGGCGTGGGGGTGCCCCACGAATGACCGGCGACGGAGACTGGGTGGGGAACGTACTGACCCAGTGAGACCCAGTGAGACCCAGTGAGGAGGCCGTCGTGGCTGACCGGCAGGACCGACAGGAAGAATACGACGTGATCGTGGTGGGGACCGGCGCCGCCGGATTCTCGACCGCGCTCGGGGCGCTCGATGAGGGACTGAGCGTCCTCATGCTCGAGAGCACCGCCCGGTGGGGCGGGAATTCATCGATGTCCGGTGGCGGGATGTGGCTGCCGGACAATCCGCTGATGCAGGCCGACCGGGTCGGCGACTCCCGGGAGGAGGCCCTCGACTACCTGGAGGCCACCGTCGGGGACGCCGGCCGCGCCACCAACCGCGCCCGGAAGGAGGCGTTCGTCGACGGGGTCGCGGACTTCGTCACGACCGCGCAGCGGGCCGGCATGGAATTCGTCCGGTCGCCGGACTACGCCGACTACTACCCGGAACGTGCCGGCGGGAAAATCGGCCGCGGGATCGAGCACGTCCCCTTCGCCCGGTCGCGGATCGGGGAGTGGGCGAAAACCTGTCAGATGGAGACGCCCATGCCGATCCTCACCGACGATGTCTGGCTGCTCAGCCGCGCCTGGTCGACGGTCAGCGGCTTCCGCCGTGGCGCGGAGATGGTGCTGCGGACGGCGAAGAATGCGGTGGTGCAGCGGGGGTACGCGGCCGGACTCGGCGCCGGGCTCACCGCGTCCTTCCTCGACAAGGTCGTGCTCAAGGGCGGGGTGGAACTGCGGCTGGAATGCCCGCTGCAGGACCTCGTCGTCGAGGACGGCAGCGTCGTCGGGGTGGTCGCCGGGCAGGACGGCTCGACGGTGACCCTGCGGGCCCGGCGGGGTGTGATGCTCGCCGGTGGCGGATTCGACCACAACCGGGCGAAGCGGGCTGACCTGCAGGGTATCGAGGGCAACCCCTCCGGCGCGCCGGGGAACCTCGGCCGCCCCCTGGAGATCGCCGTCGACCACGGTGCGGCCACCGAGTTCCTCGAGGACGCCTGGTGGGGTGCGTCCACCGCCCCCACCTCGGTCTCCGGGCCGATGTTCATTCTCGGGGAACGGTCGCTGCCGCACAGCATCATCATCGATGAGGA
This is a stretch of genomic DNA from Corynebacterium nuruki S6-4. It encodes these proteins:
- a CDS encoding FAD-binding protein, whose product is MADRQDRQEEYDVIVVGTGAAGFSTALGALDEGLSVLMLESTARWGGNSSMSGGGMWLPDNPLMQADRVGDSREEALDYLEATVGDAGRATNRARKEAFVDGVADFVTTAQRAGMEFVRSPDYADYYPERAGGKIGRGIEHVPFARSRIGEWAKTCQMETPMPILTDDVWLLSRAWSTVSGFRRGAEMVLRTAKNAVVQRGYAAGLGAGLTASFLDKVVLKGGVELRLECPLQDLVVEDGSVVGVVAGQDGSTVTLRARRGVMLAGGGFDHNRAKRADLQGIEGNPSGAPGNLGRPLEIAVDHGAATEFLEDAWWGASTAPTSVSGPMFILGERSLPHSIIIDEEGRRFANESESYIDIGHHMLAHDEELHGPGVHGDYWLVADHRHALKYLRNYMLDPKAVKAMKAEGIYHRADTLEELAAATGADPLVLQQTVERFNGFARAGVDGDYGRGNSAYDRYYSDPNVHPNPNLGTLEKGPFTAVKVVVGDLGTKGGVLCDEYSRALREDGSVIPGLYSAGNNSAAVMGHTYPGPGSTIGPAVVFGMIAARHMAGR